The Clostridia bacterium sequence AAACTTTTTTTATTTTTGGTCATATATAATCTGACCATGGAAGTTTATATTGAGTATGTAATCATTGATAATTTTTTTATTACTTTGGCTGTTTTGGTGATAGCGCAAAAATGTTTACATATAGATATAATTTTATACAGGCTCATAATTGCCTGTGTTTTCGGCACAGTTTGTGCAGTCTTAATTCCTTTAATAAACATCCACATTGCTTTGTTGATTGTTCTAAAAGCCGTAAGCGGAGCGCTTATTTGTCTAGTTGCATTAAGAACATGGAGTTTTAAAAAATTTTTAAGATTATATGCCACGTTCTTAGGCGTTACATTTTTTTTGGGCGGTATGGCTATAGCTTTACTTTATATGCTTGGAGAAAACATAAAGAACATTCTTACGGTCAATTATTTTAATGAGTTTCCGATAGGCGTAATCGTATCATCAATAATATTGGCGGTATTTTTTTGCCAAAACATCTTTATAAAAATATACAAGACCAAAGAACTAAAACCTTTTGTACGCAAACTAGAAATCATATATCAGGGAAAATCTGTTTGTCTAAACGGGCTTATTGACAGCGGCAATAATCTGTATGATCCGGATACTAACCTGCCTGTTGTAGTGGTTAACAGCAAAACAATTTATCAGCTTATGCAGGACGAGGCGATTTTGGATTTGGCAAAAGGCAAAAAAGTTCAGTTCAGATGCGCAAAAGTTATAGAATTTGGCACGGCATCTGATATAAGCAGAATGTTAATTATAAAACCCGACAAAATTTTGATATATTCGGGCGACCAAGTGAATACGATATATGATGTAATGCTTGGATTTGCCAAAAAAAATATAGGCGGACAAACTTATGAAGCGCTTATTCATCCTGCAATAGTATAAGACCAAAAAAGCACTAAAAATTTTATAAAAAACACTTCGGAGGTTATTATGTTATTAATAAAATTGGTTGCAAAGGTCATAAAAGAACTGTTTGGAGAAGAAGATTGTCAAAATTATCTTAATTATATTTATGGCAGTGAATCTTTGCCTTTGCCTATGGATATTGAAGAGGAAAATGCGGCGTTGTCAAGGCTTGAAGCAGGCGACAAAGAAATAAAATCCAAGCTGATAGAAAGAAATCTGAGGCTTGTCGTATATATAGCAAGAAAATTTGAGAATACAGGCGTAGAAGTGGAAGACTTGATAAGCGTAGGCACAATAGGACTTATAAAAGCGGTCAATTCTTTTGATGTAAGCAAAAAAATCAAACTCGCAACTTACGCATCGCGCTGTATAGAAAATGAAATTTTGATGTATTTAAGACGCATAGTCAGATTAAAGAGTGAGATATCATTGGATGAACCGCTCAATGTAGATTGGGAAGGCAATGAGCTTCTTTTGTCAGATATTTTGGGCACAGAATCCGACCTTGTGTATAAAAACATAGAAACATCAGTAGAAAACGACCTGCTATGGCAGGCAATAAAAAAACTCAATAACCGTGAACAAGAGATAATGCAGTTAAGATTTGGCTTGGGAGGAAAAAGTGAAAAAACTCAAAAAGAAGTTGCCGATATGCTGGGTATTTCTCAATCATATATTTCAAGACTGGAAAAGAAAATCATTTTCAGATTAAAAAAAGAAATGTCAAAACAGGCCTTATAATGATTAATTGTTTTATAGGCATATTGCAATATGAGTAAAAATTTGTTAAAATAAAAAACAGAGGCAAAAATACATATGAAAAATGTTGAGATGTTTTATCTAAAAAGTTGTCCGTATTGCAAAAAAGCAATGCGTTTTTTGGACGAGCTTAAATCCTCAGATGTC is a genomic window containing:
- a CDS encoding sigma-E processing peptidase SpoIIGA, coding for MEVYIEYVIIDNFFITLAVLVIAQKCLHIDIILYRLIIACVFGTVCAVLIPLINIHIALLIVLKAVSGALICLVALRTWSFKKFLRLYATFLGVTFFLGGMAIALLYMLGENIKNILTVNYFNEFPIGVIVSSIILAVFFCQNIFIKIYKTKELKPFVRKLEIIYQGKSVCLNGLIDSGNNLYDPDTNLPVVVVNSKTIYQLMQDEAILDLAKGKKVQFRCAKVIEFGTASDISRMLIIKPDKILIYSGDQVNTIYDVMLGFAKKNIGGQTYEALIHPAIV
- the sigE gene encoding RNA polymerase sporulation sigma factor SigE; its protein translation is MLLIKLVAKVIKELFGEEDCQNYLNYIYGSESLPLPMDIEEENAALSRLEAGDKEIKSKLIERNLRLVVYIARKFENTGVEVEDLISVGTIGLIKAVNSFDVSKKIKLATYASRCIENEILMYLRRIVRLKSEISLDEPLNVDWEGNELLLSDILGTESDLVYKNIETSVENDLLWQAIKKLNNREQEIMQLRFGLGGKSEKTQKEVADMLGISQSYISRLEKKIIFRLKKEMSKQAL